In a single window of the Methylophaga frappieri genome:
- a CDS encoding restriction endonuclease subunit S yields MNNWETIRLGDAARFINGYAFKPKDWKTEGLEIIRIQNLTKSNGLSNYYDGELDPRYKVIKGDFLISWSATLGIFEWRGNDAWLNQHIFKVVFDKKEFDKSFFKHLIAMSLDAMGRETHGSTMKHITKPRFDNFQIPYPPLAEQKQIAAILDAADSLRQKDQQLVEHYTALSQSLFLEMFGDPETNPMRWECRTLNELVSKLGDGLHGTPTYSEEGEYYFINGNNLQNGVIQINSQTKKVSSEEFNKHKKELNESTMLVSINGTIGKVAFYRGENIVLGKSACYFNVQETLINKIFLYRLIESPYFIKYASGLATGSTIKNVSLKTMRNFPVPTPPKELQNQFAERIAIIEQQKQQAQANLENSEALFNSLLQRAFTGELTADRAA; encoded by the coding sequence TTGAATAATTGGGAAACAATCAGGCTCGGTGATGCGGCCAGATTCATCAATGGTTATGCATTTAAGCCAAAAGATTGGAAAACTGAAGGCTTAGAAATAATAAGAATTCAAAACCTAACTAAAAGTAATGGCTTAAGTAATTACTATGATGGTGAGCTAGACCCAAGATACAAGGTGATAAAAGGTGACTTTCTGATCTCATGGTCCGCTACCTTAGGAATTTTTGAGTGGCGAGGGAATGATGCTTGGTTAAATCAGCATATATTCAAGGTTGTTTTTGATAAAAAGGAGTTTGATAAAAGTTTTTTTAAACATCTAATCGCGATGTCATTAGATGCTATGGGTAGAGAAACTCATGGTTCAACAATGAAACATATTACCAAGCCTAGGTTCGATAACTTTCAAATTCCATATCCACCATTGGCAGAGCAAAAGCAGATTGCAGCGATTTTGGATGCAGCGGATAGCCTCAGACAAAAAGATCAGCAACTGGTCGAGCATTACACCGCACTCAGCCAATCCCTGTTTTTGGAGATGTTTGGTGATCCAGAGACTAATCCTATGAGGTGGGAGTGTCGAACGTTAAATGAACTAGTATCAAAACTAGGCGACGGTTTACACGGTACTCCAACTTATAGCGAAGAAGGTGAATACTACTTTATCAATGGTAACAATCTACAAAATGGTGTAATTCAAATAAATTCTCAGACTAAAAAAGTCTCCTCAGAAGAGTTCAATAAACACAAAAAAGAGCTTAACGAGTCGACAATGCTTGTATCAATAAACGGCACAATAGGGAAAGTTGCTTTCTATAGAGGTGAAAATATCGTCCTTGGCAAAAGCGCTTGCTATTTCAACGTACAAGAAACATTGATAAATAAGATTTTTTTATATCGTTTGATAGAAAGTCCATATTTTATAAAGTATGCATCTGGACTGGCTACAGGAAGTACTATAAAAAATGTATCTCTCAAAACAATGAGAAACTTTCCTGTGCCAACACCTCCAAAAGAGCTCCAAAACCAATTCGCCGAACGTATCGCCATTATCGAACAACAAAAACAACAAGCCCAAGCCAACCTAGAAAACTCCGAAGCTTTATTTAACAGCCTGTTACAACGGGCTTTTACTGGCGAATTAACGGCAGATAGGGCAGCATAG